The Thermodesulfovibrionales bacterium genomic sequence TTTGATACAGGAAATTTCAAACAGAAAATAAAGGAGATCGCTGAAACAAAAAAAATTGATATTATATTTGCAGCAACAAGCAGAAGCGGCAAAACCGAATATGGCCTTGGTTCTTCAGCAAAAGCTTTGCTCCGATTACCTTTATCTGTATGCCTCGTACGGGTTGTCCATTTTGGAAAAATTCATCCAGGAAGGATTTTAATTCCTTTGAAATCAAAGATAGATCATATTGAAGAAAGGGCTTATTTTTCCGCCCTTCTTGCAAAGGCCTTTGGCAGTTCAATCCATTTATTTCATATCACAAGGCCTTCAACAGGATTCTTTCATGGTGAAATACACCTTACAGCCTTTGAACTTGAAAAAAGACTGAGCAGGGATATGCTTTCCTTCATAGATAAACTCCAGGAATTAGGTGTAAACTTTGAAAGAAAGTTGAGCCACGGTGCTCCATCGAAGGACATAACCATTGAGGCAGCCTCAAGGAGATTTGACCTTATAATGATGGGAGCGTCCACAAGAAGCTTTATTGGTTCTCTTATTGAAAAGAGTCCCCTTGAATATGTTATAGAAAAAACTCCCTGTAATCTCCTTATCTTCAAACCAAAGAGATGAGAATAAACACTCTTCCAGCAGATGAGGTGCTGAGTATTCTTGGAAGCTCTTCTCAAGGTTTAACAGAGGAAGAGGCAAGAAGAAGACTTTCAGAATTTGGCTATAATGAGATAGAGGAGATAAGAAGAGAATCTCTTTTAAAAAAATTCTTTGAACAGTTTACCCACTTTCTTGCCCTGCTGCTCTGGATAGCCTCCCTTCTCTGTTTTATATATGAATGTCTTTATCCCGGTGAAGGTATGCTTAACCTCGGGATAGCCATTGTGTCCGTTATATTTGTCAATGGAGTCTTTACTTTCATTCAGGAATACAGGGCTGAAAAGGTCCTCAGGATAATGAAGGGTCTTCTTCCATTCAGGGCAAAGGTATTGAGAAATGGAATTTTAAGAGATATTGATGCAAGGGAGATTGTTATTGGTGATATTGTTTGCCTTAATGAAGGTGACAGGATACCTGCTGATATGAGACTAATTGAGTCTGCTTCATTAAGGGTGAGTCAGGCAACACTTACAGGAGAATCAGAGCCAATCATTAAGACTCCTGAACTCTGTGAAAGTGAATTACTGACAAGTCCGAATATCCTTTTTGCAGGCACCTCAGTTATATCAGGTCATGGCAGGGCTGTGGTATTTGCAACTGGCATGAGAACAGAATTCGGTAAAATCGCCCATCTCGCAGGAACTGTGAGCCCTGGAATAAGCCCTCTTCAGAGGGAGATTAAGAGGATAACCAGGATAGTAGGTATAATCGCAACACTCATGGGAATTGTCTTTTTCATTACAGGCTTTCTGGTAAAGAGAACCTTTTTTGAAAACTTCCTTTTTGCTATAGGAATCATAGTTGCAAATGTTCCGGAAGGATTGCTTCCCACAGTTACCCTTTCCCTTGCGATGGGCAGTCAGAGGATGGCAAAAAGAAAGGCACTCATAAAAACACTCACCTCTGTAGAGACCCTTGGCTCAGTAGATGTAATATGTACTGATAAGACTGGAACCCTTACAATGAACAGGATGGAAGTAAAAGAGGTCCTGAACCTCAATGAGGGAAATACTGCTCCATATCCATCCCTTTATGATATAGCTCTCCTGTGTAATAATGCAGAAATCATAAACGATGAACTAAAGGGTGAACCTACAGAAATTGCTCTGTTCCGATGGGCATCAAAAAAAGGCAATCCCTCCAAAATCAGGATAAAGGAGATACCTTTCGATTCAGAAAGAAAGAGGATGAGTACAGTAAACAAAATACAGGAAAAGATATTTTTACTGACAAAGGGTGCACCAGAAAGCCTCCTCACCATAAGCACCCATTGCCTAATAGGAGGGGAAATTAAGGAATTAACACCAGCAGAGCGCGGAAAACTTATTGCGATTTACAATTCAATGATGGACAGGGGATTAAGGGTTCTTGCCTTTGGTTTCAGGGAACTCAATGAAGATGAACTCATTGAGAGTGATATAGAAAAAAAATTAGTACTTGTCGGCCTTATAGGCCTGCAGGACCCTCCAAGGCCTGAGGTACCCGAGGCAATCCGAAAATGCAGAGCGGCAGGAATAAAAGTCATAATGATAACAGGCGATAGCTCAAGAACAGCACTATCAATAGCCAGACAGATAGGTCTTGTAAGGAATACTCCAAAGATAATAGAGGGCAGAGAATTTCACAGCCTCACAGACAGAGACTTAAGGGAGGCAATGAAAAGCGAAGAGATCATCTTTTCAAGGATGACACCTAAGAATAAACTCAGGATAGTTAACATACTCAAAGAAGAAGGTCACAGAGTGGCTGTAACAGGTGATGGAGTCAACGACGCACCTGCATTGAGAAAGGCAGACATTGGCGTTGCAATGGGAAGTGGTACAGATGTGGCTAAGGAGGCAGCAGATATGATTCTTCTTGATGATAACTTTGCCACCATAGTGAATGCAATTGAAGAAGGAAGGGCTGTTTTTGAGAATATAAGAAATTTCATCACATATATATTTGCATCAAATATTCCGGAGATTGTTCCCTATATTGCCTATGTATTACTTGGAATACCTCTACCACTCACAATCATGCAGATACTTGCAGTTGATCTCGGAACAGACCTCTTTCCTGCCCTTGCCCTTGGAGCAGAAAAACCATCTAAGAACCTGATGCAGAAACCTCCAAGACCACCTGAAGAAAGGCTTTTAAACTGGAAGGTTTTATCACGAGCTTATCTCTTTCTCGGTCCAATAGAGGCAATAGCAGGACTTTACGGATATTTTTATGTACTTAAATCAGGTGGCTGGCTATGGGGTACAGTGCTGTCATCTAAGGATATTTTATATCTCAAGGCAACCACTGCCTGTCTTGGAGGAATAATTATAACTCAGATAGCCAATGCCTTTGCCTGCAGGTCATCAGCTGAATCTGTTTTCAGGCTCGGAATATTTTCAAACAGGCTTTTAATCTTTGCTATCTTCATTGAAATAATAATAGCACTCCTTATTATTTATACAGGAACTGGCAATACCTTCTTTGGAACAGCACCTCTTGAGCCAGAGGTATGGCTCGTGCTTCTACCCTTCAGCATAATCTTATTTTTTGCTGAGGAGTTAATAAAAAGTCTTTTCACATTCCTGCCAGGAAGGAGATAGACCGCAACTATCGGGGCTAAATTTAAGTAGTCGCAGAACTTTTTATATTAGAAAAAAAGTATGTCCGGCATATCCATTAAATACCAGCAATTAGGACAAAACCGTCTATAGGGTTACCACTCCTGGTCTTAAATTTCCTTACCTCAAATTCAATAATTTTATACCCAGTGTTTATGACAAGTTCCATAATCTCTTTGGACTCGAAATGGTGTGCAAGATAGAGTATGTTTCCATCTGAATCCCTGACATAGAATGTGCCCTTCTCTAGCCCACAGCTTATACCCTCTTCATATCTCTGTCTGTAAAGGGGAATGTTGTAATTCTGTAAAAAATCAGCAATATAAAGTAGCCCATTATTTCTCAGCAAATCTCTTATCCTTCTAAGCACTTCCACTCTTAAAGCCTCATCCACTAAAGTAGTCATGAAGGCATTCATAATTGCAATATCATAGCAGCCATCAATGTGTGAATTACATATGTCAGCAGTGATAAAGTTTACATTCGGCAGCCTGAGTGACTGTGCCTTCTGGTTTGCCCTTTCAATGGCAGATTGATTAATGTCTACTCCTGTAACACTGTAACCTAGTAAACCAAGAGCCAGAGCAATGTTCCCGTTTCCGCAGCCAACATCAATAATTCTATACTCTGGCTTTAAGTACTTGAATAATAAATAATCTGGTTTTACAGTTGATGGTATGCTTGCTGTCTTGCTCCAGAAATTATCCATATGACCACCTAAATTTACTTACACACTATCTGTAATTAATGAATTCTTTTGGAAGACCAATAGATATCCTTTCACGCCCGAATGCCACAACAGAAAGTTAAAGCTGGAGATATTAAGGTCATTATATTTTTATCTACTTGATAAACAGAATTAAAATCAGAGGCCTGTTACCTGCTATTTTTAAATCATTCCGGCACCGGAGTACCGTTAATGAATATCTCTAAAATCTTTGCTATCGAATTTATCTTGCCAGCTAAAATTCTTTTCTGATAGTCTGGATGGTTCCTGTCTATTTCCTCAGCAAACCAGTTGAACTTCATCACAAGGTCCTCTATGGAATCCACATAGAGACCTACTGCACAGTTATATGAAGGACACTCAAGCACAACAGGTTTTGCATCCTTATCTTCAGGAGGATAAATCTCTCTGTCAACACCTTTTGAGAGATAAAGTGCCATCTCTTCAGGTTGCTCGAAAAATAGAAGCCTGCGTCTCTCATCAGGTGGGTAGAGGCAGCTGTGACATACAGGAGGTTTCATGTTATTATTATACAAGATAAGGTTGTTTTTTATCTATTTGTTCATAAAAAGCTTCTGTGCATAGGGCCCCAAGATTCATATGTTCCGCTAGCCTTATCAAAATGATAAATTGTAACAGATGCATTACTAAAAACCTCTCCGGTAATTAATGCACCAACAACTGGTCCTCTGTAAAATAGATGAATTCTGTCAGCACCTTTCTCCATGGCTCGGGCTTTGAGTCTGTGCAATTCTCTTACAAAATTGTCCAGATCTTCTTTTTTCAACTCTGGAGATGAATATTTTATCAGTTCTGAATTAATACCGTTTTCCTGCAAAAAAAGTCTTACCTGGTTTTCGCTCTCTCCGGGCCCAAAATCTATAAGGATTGCTACCGGTCTGTTTCCCTTTGCAGCTTCAAGACTCTGAATTAATATCTTCTGTCTCTTCTTCTGCGTATATATCATCCACCATGAGGATATTACAGGTAAAGAAACAATTATGCCAATGATTATATTTATCCTATCAAGCAGATCCCATAACATATCCTTATGACCCTTTATGAAAGATTTCGGAGAAGACCTTTGTTAATTCAATCGGTATTATAAACTTTGTAGATTGAGATGTGCCAATACTCCTTAAAGTCTCAAGATACTGAAGGTTCATTGTCTTCTGGTCAATGTCCCGTGCCACTGAGAATATTTTATCAAGGGCAATTGAGTAACCCTCTGCCTCAAGTATCCTTGCCTGACGTTCACCCTCTGCTCTTAGTATCTGAGCCTGCTTTATACCCTCTGCCTCAAGTATCTTTGCCTGTTTTTCTCCCTCTGCCTTGAGTATCTGTGATTGCTTCACTCCTTCTGCCTCTGTTACCATGGCACGCCTGGTCCTTTCAGCTGCCATCTGCTTTGTCATTGCATCCTTTACCTCTTTTGGAGGTGTGATCTCCCTTATTTCCACAGCAGTAACCTTAACACCCCACCTGCTTGTAACCTCATCTAGTTTTATTTGCAATTGTTTGTTTATCTCTTCTCTTTTGGAAAGCACATCATCAAGAGCTATATCGCCTATCACAGCTCTTAATGTTGTAGTTGCAAGTCCCCTTGCTGCAATTTCGAAATTCTGAACGCTAACTATGGAAATTACAGGATCTATTACCCTCATATATATTAGAAAATCTATTGATATGGGAGCATTATCCTTTGTTATACAGGTCTGTTCAGGTATATCAATTACAAATTCTCTTAGATCAACACGCACAGGCCTATCAATAAGTGGAATAATTAGTGTTATACCTGGTCCCTTTGCTCTTTCAAGAACCCTTCCCAGTCTGAATACAACAATCCTTTCATATTCTTGCGCTATCCTGATAGCCGAAACAAGAAAGAGGATTAAAAAAGTAAGAATTACTACAATTGATATGGACAGATTCATTATAGACCCTCCTTTATTTTTTTGTTTATGTCTCTCAATTCGTCTCTGATATCAATAAAAAGATAAATCAAAAAAGCACCAAGGATTACAGCAGCTATACCGAATACTATAATAATTAAAAAACTTATAACATTAAATCTGCCAAATCCCGGTATAGATGCCATCAAGTATGCATACAGAATAGTCGTGATTATCCCAAAAATTACCGCAATACCTACCAAAGGCTGCCCAATTTTTAAGATAAAGTTTTTCATACACTTCCCTCCTATTATTCATTAATTTTAATCTTTGTCTTTTCTATCCTAATACCGTACCTAGTAGCACCATAAATCTTAAATGAG encodes the following:
- a CDS encoding universal stress protein, which encodes MYSRILATVNEHLTSEIAGLYSLHIAKACNAVLYLAYIAEKGTIESDLKKAESALKKLFYNAEKSGLKVEAIFDTGNFKQKIKEIAETKKIDIIFAATSRSGKTEYGLGSSAKALLRLPLSVCLVRVVHFGKIHPGRILIPLKSKIDHIEERAYFSALLAKAFGSSIHLFHITRPSTGFFHGEIHLTAFELEKRLSRDMLSFIDKLQELGVNFERKLSHGAPSKDITIEAASRRFDLIMMGASTRSFIGSLIEKSPLEYVIEKTPCNLLIFKPKR
- a CDS encoding cation-transporting P-type ATPase; this translates as MRINTLPADEVLSILGSSSQGLTEEEARRRLSEFGYNEIEEIRRESLLKKFFEQFTHFLALLLWIASLLCFIYECLYPGEGMLNLGIAIVSVIFVNGVFTFIQEYRAEKVLRIMKGLLPFRAKVLRNGILRDIDAREIVIGDIVCLNEGDRIPADMRLIESASLRVSQATLTGESEPIIKTPELCESELLTSPNILFAGTSVISGHGRAVVFATGMRTEFGKIAHLAGTVSPGISPLQREIKRITRIVGIIATLMGIVFFITGFLVKRTFFENFLFAIGIIVANVPEGLLPTVTLSLAMGSQRMAKRKALIKTLTSVETLGSVDVICTDKTGTLTMNRMEVKEVLNLNEGNTAPYPSLYDIALLCNNAEIINDELKGEPTEIALFRWASKKGNPSKIRIKEIPFDSERKRMSTVNKIQEKIFLLTKGAPESLLTISTHCLIGGEIKELTPAERGKLIAIYNSMMDRGLRVLAFGFRELNEDELIESDIEKKLVLVGLIGLQDPPRPEVPEAIRKCRAAGIKVIMITGDSSRTALSIARQIGLVRNTPKIIEGREFHSLTDRDLREAMKSEEIIFSRMTPKNKLRIVNILKEEGHRVAVTGDGVNDAPALRKADIGVAMGSGTDVAKEAADMILLDDNFATIVNAIEEGRAVFENIRNFITYIFASNIPEIVPYIAYVLLGIPLPLTIMQILAVDLGTDLFPALALGAEKPSKNLMQKPPRPPEERLLNWKVLSRAYLFLGPIEAIAGLYGYFYVLKSGGWLWGTVLSSKDILYLKATTACLGGIIITQIANAFACRSSAESVFRLGIFSNRLLIFAIFIEIIIALLIIYTGTGNTFFGTAPLEPEVWLVLLPFSIILFFAEELIKSLFTFLPGRR
- a CDS encoding class I SAM-dependent methyltransferase; amino-acid sequence: MDNFWSKTASIPSTVKPDYLLFKYLKPEYRIIDVGCGNGNIALALGLLGYSVTGVDINQSAIERANQKAQSLRLPNVNFITADICNSHIDGCYDIAIMNAFMTTLVDEALRVEVLRRIRDLLRNNGLLYIADFLQNYNIPLYRQRYEEGISCGLEKGTFYVRDSDGNILYLAHHFESKEIMELVINTGYKIIEFEVRKFKTRSGNPIDGFVLIAGI
- a CDS encoding SAVED domain-containing protein, yielding MLWDLLDRINIIIGIIVSLPVISSWWMIYTQKKRQKILIQSLEAAKGNRPVAILIDFGPGESENQVRLFLQENGINSELIKYSSPELKKEDLDNFVRELHRLKARAMEKGADRIHLFYRGPVVGALITGEVFSNASVTIYHFDKASGTYESWGPMHRSFL
- a CDS encoding SPFH/Band 7/PHB domain protein, giving the protein MNLSISIVVILTFLILFLVSAIRIAQEYERIVVFRLGRVLERAKGPGITLIIPLIDRPVRVDLREFVIDIPEQTCITKDNAPISIDFLIYMRVIDPVISIVSVQNFEIAARGLATTTLRAVIGDIALDDVLSKREEINKQLQIKLDEVTSRWGVKVTAVEIREITPPKEVKDAMTKQMAAERTRRAMVTEAEGVKQSQILKAEGEKQAKILEAEGIKQAQILRAEGERQARILEAEGYSIALDKIFSVARDIDQKTMNLQYLETLRSIGTSQSTKFIIPIELTKVFSEIFHKGS